The Streptomyces sp. R28 region GTGGAGGTCCTTCGCCTGTCTCGCCGCCGACCTGGGGCTGTGACGTGATCCGTAGTGGTTGCCCGGCGTGGCGGTCACCGGTCAGAATGGTGATGTGAACCTCGACCACATCTTCGTCTGCGGAAACCCGGCACTCGACTTCGCCGCAACGCTCCGAGCGCGCCGTTCGCTGCGCTTCGAGATGTTCGCGACACCGGACAGACTGAACGCATGGTACGTGGAGTCCGGCATCGTCGATGCGGTCTCCCCAGGTCAGGAGGCCGACGTGGAGCAGGCGACGACGGTCCGGGAAGCCGTCTACCGGCTGGTCACCGCCCGTCGGCTCGGAGAGGAGTACGACGGGGCGGCGCTGACTTTGGTGAACAACGCGGCACGCAAGCCGGCCGCCGTGCCGCAGCTCACCCCGTCGGGGCGGTGGACGCAGGCAACGCCCGAAGAAGCCCTCTCCATGGTGGCGCGCCACGCCATCGAGCTCCTGAGCGGGCCGGACGTCCCGCTGCTCAAGGAGTGCGGCAACCCGGAGTGCACCCGCACCTACATCGACCGCTCGCGGGGCATGCGCCGGCAGTGGTGCGGGATGGAGTCCTGCGGCAACAGGATCAAGGCAGCCGCGTACCGCGCCCGCAAGAAGACCGCGCCCGCAGCGGCCCATTGACCCGCCGCCCCTCTCGCCGGAGTGCGGCCGGATCACGAAATTCCGCCGCTTGGTGAGAGAAGTGCCCTGCTCGGTGAGAAAACGGAATCCGCCCGCTGTGCGGCAGCGGGTCTCCGTGCCATGATCCTCGCCCTGACGTTCGAGCAGAGATCGGGCTGCCATGCCTTCCCACAGACGCCGCTTCCTCGCTGTCCCGGTAGCCCTCACGGCGCTCGCCACAGCCCAGGCCGCCATCCCGGTCACGGCCCACGCCGCGCCGGTGACCGAGGTGTCGACCACGCTGCCCGCGCGGATGACCTCCGTGCCCGCCGCGGACGAGATATCCGGTTCCGGTCAGGCGGTCGTCTGGCGTCAGAAGACCTCCGCCGACACGCAGGCGCACGGCTGGCTCGCCGTCTCCGGAGGCACCCCCCAGGACCTCGGCCGACTTGCCGACACCAGCGAAGGGGTGAACGTCGACGCGGTGTCCGTGCAGGACGCGGTGGTGGCCGTCGCGACCTCCGCCAACCCGAACGGTGATCTCGCCGACCATGTCACGTTGCGCCACCTCGGCTCCGGTGACGAGGACGTTCTTCCGGTCGCCTACGACAGTTCGGGAGCCGCGAGGGACGAGCGTTACCGTGCGCAGGCAGGCGACGGCATCCTCGTCCAGCAGAGCTACGACACCGACGACTCCGCCCGTCGCGTACGCCTGCTGCTGCGCACCCCCGGCGGGGAGGACCGGACGCTGCTGTCCGACGACGCGCAGTACGAAGTCCTCGCCTCGGACGCACACGGCGCCCTGGTGCGCCTGCGGACCGCGCCCGGCTGGGACCACAGGATCGTGTACGTCGACTTCGCCACCGGCGCGACGGTCACCGTGGCGGAGCCCACGACCGACGAGCTGCCGCAGGGCCTGGAGTTCACCCCCAGCCATGTCGGGGTCATCGACGGCTCGACCCTGACCGAATGGCGGCGGTCGGCGCCCGGGGACGGCTCGTCCACCGTCACCCTGCCCGTCGGCGGGGCGCACTGGATCAGCGACGACACCCTCGCCTGGTACCACTTCGACTCGGCGGACGGAGGCATCTCCGAACTGTTCGCGATGGCCAGGGACGGCTCCACCGCGGCGAAGGACCTCGGCGGAACCTTCACCGACCTCTCGGTCGGCGACGACGGCAAGATGCGCGTGACGCTCTACCGGCCCGATGTGGACGCCGCGATCCAGACCCTCGCCGACGGCCGGGTGTCCACCGCCGCCGGCGACGCCACCACGATCCCCGCCGGCCCCGCCAGGCTGGACGCCCTGGCCCTGTCCCGTGGTGCGCTCTACACGGCCGACGACTCCTCCCGTCAGCAGGGCGTCCTGCTCCGCTCGAACCTGTCGGCCGGCCCGTCCGGGGCCTCGGCGAGCACGCCGTCCCGGGTACTGGCCTACTCCGACGGCCTGGTCCACCAGACCCTGGCCGCCGCCGGTGGACGCGTCCTGGTCCTGCAGGGCGGTCCGCCCGCGCTGGCCCACCTCCAGGTGTACGAGAACGGCAAGCTGGTCGGCACACAGCTGGACTCCTCCCACCCCTCGGACCTGAAGGTCGTGGACTTCGACGGTGAGCACGTCCTGCTGACGGACGGCACGACCCAGTCCGACGGCACTCTTCTCCTCGACACCATCGCCGACGACCACAGGCAGTGGGTGCCGGCCGGCTCCGCTCTCGACGGCGGCGCCGTCTATTCCCCGGTGCGCAACGGCGCCACGTCCACCTGGTCGATCCGCCGGACCGACCTGACCACCGGCACCGCCACCACGGTCGCCACCGTGAACTGCCTTCCCGGTGGCCTCCAGGTGCGCGGCTCCCGGATCCTGCTCACCACCTGCGGGGCCGCCTCCACCACCGGCCTGCTGCTCAAGGCGGGGAGCTCGACCGGCACCACCGTCGACGCCTCCGTCCACACGCCGATCCTCGGCACGGACGTGCTCTACACCTTCACCAAGTCCTCGGACGGCGGCTCCATCACGCTGAACGCCCAGCAGCTGGGCGGGACGGCGACCGCGGCACAGCCCCTGTTCGCCCTCCCCCAGAAGGCCGACTCCGCCGCCGCCGACCGGTGGGCGGTCGACCGTGACGCGCCCTGGGCAGCCTGGATGGACGACGCCGGCGTCACCCACGTGACCTGGGCGGGCGTACCCACCGCCGCCTCGGCCGCCGCCTCCACCGGCTTCAGCCCCAACGGCGACGGATCGTCCGACACCTGGACGCCGACCTGGACCTACAACCGGCCCGTGAGCTGGACGCTCACCCTCAAGTCCGGTACCACGCAGGTGCGTTCCCTGGCCGGTACGTCATCCGACGGCAAGGTCGCACCAGTGTGGAACGGCACGACGCAAACGGGCGGAGCGGCCGCCGAGGGCGCGTACACCTGGACGCTGACCGTGCGCGACACCGTCACCGGCCGGGCGGCAGCCGACGCCGGCGGCAAGGTGACCCTGCGCCGGGTGGTCCCCGTCGCCGCCGTCACCGCGCCGACCCTCGCGAGCAGCGCGGCGACGAGCGCCGCGGTGCCGGTCGCCTGGTCGGCGAAGACCGCGGGCGTGAAGTCGTACGACGTCGGCTGGCGCGTCACCACCCGTGACAGCGCGGGCGTGTGGAAGCTCGGGCCGCTGCACACGTGGCGCACCTCCACCACGGCCACCTCCGCGGTCTTCGGCAAAGCGGGCAGCCCCGTGACGCCCGGGCCCGGACTCACCTACCGGTTCTACGTCCGCGCCCACGACGACGCCGGCCAGACCGGCTCCTGGAGCAAGGCGGCGACCACCGGCATCCCGGTCGACGACCGTGCGACGGCACTGCACTACACGGGCACGTGGAAGTCGGTGGCGGCAACCTCCGCCTGGTCCGGCACCGAACGTACCTCCGCCACCAAGGGGGCGTACGTCTCCTTCTCGGCGGACGGCACCGAGCTGCGCATCGTGGCGACCCGGAAGTCGAACGGCGGGCGCTTCGCGGTCGTGGTGGACGGCAAGACGGTCGGCACGGTGAACACCTACGCCGCGAACACCGCCTACCGGCAGGTGGTGTTCACCTACACGCTCGGCACCACGATCACCGCCCACAACGTGCAGTTGCGGGTCCTCGCCGGCAGCACGCCCGCACGATCCACTGTCACCCTGGACGCCGTCATGGTCACCCGCTGAGCCGACCCGCTCGCGCCCGCGAGGTCAGCTCGAACCGGGACCCGAACTGTCGGACGTCGCGCTCGCGGCACGGCGGTACTCGGCGTTGATGCGCTGCGCTTCCTCGAGCTGGTCCTCGAGGATGACGATGCGGCAAGCAGCCTCGATCGGGGTTCCCCTGTCGACGAGCTCGCGGGCGCGAGCGGCCACCCGCAGTTGGTACCGGGAGTACCGGCGATGTCCGCCCTCCGAGCGCAGCGGAGTGATCAGACGAGCCTCACCGATGGCTCGGAGGAAGGCGGGGGTCGTGCCGAGCATTTCGGCGGCCCGGCCCATGGTGTACGCGGGGTAGTCGTCGTCGTCCAGACGATCGCCGAGCGGATTATCTGCTGCCATGTCACCTCGTTGTGCAACGCGTCGAGGGGCCCCGGTGCCGTACGGCACCAGGGCCCCGAAGGGAATTCAACACCATCTGTCGGCCCTCATGCTGTGCCGACCTTCTGTTTCCGCTACCCGGCCCGGCGAGGGCAGGGGTGCGGGGATCGCGGCTGCGTGACCGGGGACCACCATCCATTCCGGGGTCTTGCGGTACCCGGACCGAGCGCTTGTCGGGCCGGGCGATCCTGATGGCGTCTGCTCCTCCGTTCTTCCTCTGAGCCAATCACTGTGCTGAACGGGTACTGTGGTACTGCATCGGTGATGCTGACGGCAGCCCCTCGACCTGCGGGCTGCCCAGTGCGGCTCTCAGTCCCGTCACCGTTCCGCGAACACCTTGGCTTCGGAACTCCAGAGCCACACCGACCTGCGAACTTCAGCTACTGCTACCCGCCAGTTC contains the following coding sequences:
- a CDS encoding ABATE domain-containing protein yields the protein MNLDHIFVCGNPALDFAATLRARRSLRFEMFATPDRLNAWYVESGIVDAVSPGQEADVEQATTVREAVYRLVTARRLGEEYDGAALTLVNNAARKPAAVPQLTPSGRWTQATPEEALSMVARHAIELLSGPDVPLLKECGNPECTRTYIDRSRGMRRQWCGMESCGNRIKAAAYRARKKTAPAAAH
- a CDS encoding helix-turn-helix domain-containing protein yields the protein MAADNPLGDRLDDDDYPAYTMGRAAEMLGTTPAFLRAIGEARLITPLRSEGGHRRYSRYQLRVAARARELVDRGTPIEAACRIVILEDQLEEAQRINAEYRRAASATSDSSGPGSS